The following proteins are encoded in a genomic region of Pyricularia oryzae 70-15 chromosome 6, whole genome shotgun sequence:
- a CDS encoding CAIB/BAIF family enzyme has protein sequence MVLHTRYSATAESWRLLDLVLDSFASDQLSLPTAARLRAKSNVGFCASRDFPYFPIPFKETETTAVLKAVEAAVAAAILDARNGVDVERRITIDLERTTAFLFQAYLATVGGLGKLDPEVKHLLKDTDLLKAQSDPYRRMSANLYETKRPGEYYHIHGSLEASTTLGMIGLEPFRPDLQTHEEISSTIESAVKQFTIEELEQMNAKNRQAGVPVLKHEDFLKTPHGQVMSKSAPWSVIPLEESTPPCPLPAAKDNRPLSGIKVLEMCRIIAGPTIARILAEYGATVLKITSPNLSDVPFFQVDGNMGKHAADLDLKTPAGRTEFEKLVADVDIVVDGYRPGALEKLGYGPEALSRLAKERGKGVVYVNENCFGYEGEWAHRPGWQQIADCVTGIAWEQGRFMGLSEPVVPPFPISDYGTGCMGAIAALAGLLNRTSRGGSWHGRASLVQYDMLLFRAGAYPDDVVRKLREESGRWAGFDALRHDNSVDQISGTALRGMRERFPELFARRDLTDCWFSARYGAEVRAVAPVVQIEGAEVSFSRASRPNGSDPAKWEFGDHGDYRKEA, from the exons ATGGTGCTACATACGCGCTACTCCGCAACCGCCGAGTCGTGGCGTCTGCTCGACCTCGTCCTGGACTCGTTTGCTTCGGACCAGCTATCGCTGCCGACCGCGGCGCGCCTGCGCGCCAAAAGCAACGTCGGCTTCTGCGCGTCGCGTGATTTTCCATATTTTCCCATTCCGTTCAAGGAGACCGAGACCACGGCGGTGCtcaaggccgtcgaggctGCAGTCGCTGCTGCGATTTTGGACGCCAGAAATGGCGTCGATGTGGAGAGGCGCATAACTATCGATCTGGAGCGGACGACTGCGTTTTTGTTCCAGGCATATCTGGCCACGGTTGGGGGTCTGGGGAAGCTGGATCCAGAGGTAAAACACTTACTAAAAG ATACGGATCTACTAAAAGCCCAGTCCGATCCTTATCGGCGCATGAGCGCAAATCTGTACGAGACAAAGCGCCCGGGGGAATATTACCACATCCATGGATCCCTGGAGGCGTCAACTACGCTGGGAATGATCGGCCTGGAACCCTTCCGCCCCGACCTCCAGACGCATGAGGAGATTTCAAGCACAATCGAGTCTGCCGTCAAACAATTCACAATCGAGGAGCTAGAGCAGATGAATGCAAAAAATCGACAAGCAGGTGTGCCTGTACTCAAGCATGAAGACTTTCTCAAAACGCCTCAT GGTCAAGTGATGTCCAAAAGCGCCCCCTGGTCAGTAATACCCCTCGAAGAATCGACACCACCCTGCCCACTCCCCGCGGCAAAAGATAACCGCCCTCTATCCGGGATCAAGGTCTTGGAGATGTGCCGCATAATCGCCGGCCCGACGATTGCGCGGATCCTGGCCGAGTACGGCGCCACAGTGCTCAAGATCACGAGCCCGAACCTGAGCGACGTGCCGTTCTTCCAAGTCGACGGCAACATGGGCAAGCACGCCGCAGATTTGGACCTCAAGACGCCCGCCGGCCGCACCGAGTTCGAGAAGCTGGTGGCAGACGTGGACATTGTCGTGGATGGCTACAGGCCTGGGGCTTTGGAAAAACTCGGCTACGGCCCTGAGGCTTTGAGCAGGTTGGCCAAGGAAAGGGGTAAGGGCGTCGTGTATGTGAATGAGAATTGTTTTGGCTACGAGGGGGAGTGGGCTCACCGTCCGGGCTGGCAGCAGATTGCTGATTGT GTCACCGGAATCGCCTGGGAGCAAGGCCGCTTCATGGGGTTGTCGGAACCCGTCGTGCCCCCGTTCCCCATCTCCGACTACGGCACCGGCTGCATGGGCGCCAtcgcggcgctggcggggCTCCTCAACCGCACCTCCCGCGGCGGCTCCTGGCACGGCCGCGCCTCGCTGGTGCAGTACGACATGCTCCTCTTCCGCGCCGGCGCGTACCCCGACGACGTGGTGCGCAAGCTGCGGGAGGAGAGCGGCCGCTGGGCCGGCTTCGACGCGCTGCGGCACGACAACAGCGTCGACCAGATCAGCGGCACAGCGCTGCGGGGCATGCGCGAGCGGTTCCCGGAGCTTTTTGCCCGGCGCGACCTGACGGACTGCTGGTTTTCGGCCAGGTACGGCGCAGAGGTCAGGGCCGTCGCGCCGGTGGTGCAGATCGAGGGCGCAGAGGTTTCCTTCTCCAGGGCGAGCCGGCCGAACGGCTCGGATCCGGCGAAGTGGGAGTTTGGCGACCATGGGGATTATCGGAAGGAGGCATGA
- a CDS encoding hydroxyquinol 1,2-dioxygenase: protein MASTQKPNGNAKPQYDPDFTDNVIKAIGPKTNPRIAEVMTSFIRHIHDFAREVDLTVDEWMMGVDMINRCGQMSNDRRNEGQLMCDVLGLESLVDEITSKKLVGAGYEATKSAILGPFFRKDTPPSANDTSIVKTMPSDGEVTFMHGVVTDAATGKPIKGVTVDIWQCSTNGLYEQQDPDQADFNLRGKFTTDENGYYGLYCLRPVPYPVPYDGPAGEVLQLLDRHPYRPAHIHIIAGNEEYSPLTTQIFDKSSKYLVDDSVFAVKDDLVVDFKPVEGNPKATLELVYDIRLAAIKP, encoded by the exons ATGGCCTCGACGCAAAAACCAAACGGCAATGCCAAGCCGCAATACGACCCCGACTTCACCGACAATGTCATCAAGGCCATTGGCCCCAAGACAAATCCTCGCATCGCCGAGGTCATGACCAGCTTTATCAGGCACATCCACGACTTTGCGCGCGAGGTCGACCTCACAGTGGACGAGTGGATGATGGGCGTCGACATGATCAACCGCTGCGGCCAGATGAGCAACGACCGCCGGAATGAAGGGCAGCTAATGTGCGACGTGCTGGGGTTGGAGTC GCTGGTCGACGAAATCACAAGCAAGAAGCTGGTCGGCGCCGGCTACGAGGCTACCAAGTCGGCCATCTTGGGCCCCTTTTTCCGCAAGGACACCCCGCCGTCGGCCAATGACACGAGCATAGTCAAGACCATGCCGTCGGATGGCGAGGTGACCTTTATGCACGGCGTGGTGACGGATGCTGCGACGGGAAAGCCGATCAAGGGCGTCACGGTAGACATTTGGCAGTGCAGCACAAACGGTCTGTACGAGCAGCAGGATCCAGACCAGGCAGACTTTAACCTGCGTGGCAAGTTCACAACGGATGAGAATGGCTATTACGGCCTGTACTGCCTGAGGCCGGTCCCTTACCCGGTGCCGTACGATG GCCCGGCTGGTGAAGTCCTCCAGCTTCTCGACCGCCACCCATACCGCCCGGCCCACATCCACATCATT GCGGGAAATGAAGAGTACAGCCCCCTGACCACACAAATCTTTGACAAGAGTAGCAAATATCTTGTCGACGATTCTGTCTTTGCGGTAAAGGATGATCTGGTGGTGGACTTTAAGCCTGTGGAGGGCAACCCCAAGGCCACGCTCGAACTAGTATACGACATTCGTCTGGCGGCGATAAAACCATAG
- a CDS encoding cholinesterase, translating to MVAQWLTPTLAFADLLVQPLQSAVSIVAHNDLNGFNDSAAQSSVIIVHTKHSIKSAQSACAELNATLWPGAKREISVSQSSIRALLRQQEEPEASGYWIRADGDRTLALNPQGNVVSADGSSLLPVLCTRSVPIPTAKNQDTLRTWLVDAITFNFLGVRYAPQPERLAYSTRYIGSGGLRPALTLGSKCTQDGEGSEDCLFLNIWTSFLPGSRSNTTMDLKAVMFYIHGSALTGSGGDPTFDGTNLASRGDVVVVTVNYRLGALGFLALADTDARGNYALGDLITALDWVRDNIASFGGDPNRITVLGQSAGAALVRAMMASPRAAGKFAGAVLLSYLGGYGAGGVFQKYYTVEEQMALVSDQVLNATNCSTAPSQLACLRALPANDVWKANPNARLLTIDGEYLADDERALFAPGKPRYSRGVHVMLGVAAEDGLELIAPYPPLPRNLTARDRDLITARGLPAPPEALFPLGAASSNVTLEVYRMWARLATDAFFRCPAQANAHAAVETGAVGKGGRVWYYQFDRTYQVPPWPRLDLCEAPGGDVDSPEGNFRCHTGEMLYVFGNVARAGLPYRDEGDLVFERYVLDSFASFARTYDPNPDVAFLEARGYASTLEVVNVSGRWEPTVKGNMRMRALDLPGRGDAMKGFQDLEQSAAGPEDPYITPSLAYRSCPPPLSKVLLKLVV from the exons ATGGTGGCCCAGTGGCTAACCCCAACGCTGGCGTTTGCCGATTTGCTGGTGCAGCCATTGCAATCGGCCGTCAGCATCGTCGCCCACAATGATCTGAATG GGTTCAACGACTCGGCTGCGCAAAGCAGCGTAATCATTGTGCACACTAAGCACTCGATCAAATCGGCACAGTCGGCCTGCGCGGAACTCAATGCGACATTGTGGCCGGGTGCAAAGAGGGAAATATCTGTTTCACAATCCTCGATTCGAGCCCTTCTCAGACAGCAGGAGGAGCCTGAAGCTTCTGGCTACTGGATTCGCGCAGATGGCGATCGGACTCTGGCATTGAATCCCCAAGGAAACGTGGTGTCCGCAGACGGAAGCTCACTGCTGCCAGTGCTCTGTACACGTAGCGTGCCGATCCCAACGGCGAAAAACCAAGACACGCTGAGAACATGGCTGGTAG ACGCCATCACCTTCAACTTTCTAGGAGTGCGATATGCACCACAACCCGAACGCCTAGCCTACTCGACCAGATATATCGGCTCGGGTGGACTCCGTCCGGCCCTGACCCTCGGCAGCAAATGCACCCAAGACGGCGAAGGATCCGAGGATTGCCTCTTCCTCAACATCTGGACGTCTTTCCTACCCGGCTCCCGATCAAACACCACCATGGATCTCAAGGCCGTCATGTTTTACATCCACGGCAGCGCACTGACGGGCTCCGGCGGCGACCCGACCTTTGACGGCACCAACCTCGCCTCCAGGGGCGACGTGGTCGTCGTCACCGTCAACTACCGCCTCGGGGCCCTGGGCTTCCTTGCCCTGGCCGACACCGATGCCCGCGGCAACTATGCCCTGGGTGACCTCATCACCGCCCTCGACTGGGTCCGCGACAACATTGCCTCGTTCGGCGGCGACCCGAACCGCATCACCGTGCTGGGCCAGTCGGCAGGCGCCGCCCTCGTCCGCGCCATGATGGCCTCGCCCCGCGCGGCCGGCAAGTTCGCCGGCGCCGTGCTGCTCAGCTACCTGGGTGGGTACGGCGCGGGCGGGGTGTTCCAAAAGTACTACACGGTGGAGGAGCAGATGGCCCTCGTGAGCGACCAGGTCCTCAACGCCACAAACTGCTCCACCGCTCCCTCGCAGCTCGCCTGCCTGCGCGCGCTGCCGGCCAACGACGTCTGGAAGGCCAACCCCAACGCGCGCCTGTTGACTATCGACGGCGAGTacctggccgacgacgagCGGGCGCTCTTCGCACCGGGCAAGCCCCGCTACAGCCGCGGCGTGCACGTCATGCTGGGCGTCGCCGCCGAGGACGGCCTCGAGCTGATCGCCCCCTACCCGCCGCTACCGCGCAACCTCACAGCGCGGGACCGCGACCTCATCACCGCGCGCGGCCTGCCCGCGCCGCCCGAGGCGCTCTTCCCGCTCGGCGCGGCCAGCAGCAACGTCACGCTCGAGGTGTACCGCATGTGGGCGCGGCTGGCGACGGACGCCTTCTTCCGGTGCCCGGCGCAGGCCAACGCCCACGCGGCGGTCGAGACGGGCGCCGTCGGCAAGGGCGGCAGGGTCTGGTACTACCAGTTCGACCGCACGTACCAGGTTCCCCCGTGGCCGCGGCTGGACCTGTGCGAGGCGCCCGGCGGGGACGTGGACTCCCCCGAGGGCAACTTCAGGTGCCACACGGGCGAGATGCTGTACGTCTTTGGCAACGTGGCCCGCGCGGGGCTGCCGTACCGCGACGAGGGGGATTTGGTCTTTGAGAGGTACGTCCTGGACAGCTTTGCTTCGTTTGCGCGCACGTACGACCCGAACCCGGACGTGGCGTTTTTGGAGGCCAGGGGCTATGCGAGCACGCTGGAGGTGGTGAATGTCAGCGGGCGGTGGGAGCCCACGGTGAAGGGGAACATGCGGATGAGGGCTCTCGACTTGCCGGGCAGGGGAGACGCGATGAAGGGGTTCCAGGATCTGGAGCAGT cagcagccgggCCAGAAGACCCGTACATAACGCCCTCTTTGGCATACCGTTCCTGCCCTCCCCCTCTGTCCAAGGTTCTTTTAAAGCTCGTCGTCTGA